In a genomic window of Oncorhynchus kisutch isolate 150728-3 linkage group LG9, Okis_V2, whole genome shotgun sequence:
- the LOC116352719 gene encoding pyrin-like: MSEMKRLFDDELKRIQQYAVDVILDPDTASPWLILSKNGKEVRTGEKKQKLPDNPKRFDSAVNVLGKKGFSSGRFYYEVTVTGKTEWNLGVARESINRKGSVALSPDNGRWAVILRDGSKYIACAPTRVHLCMREKPQKVGVFVDYEEGQVSFYDVEVRSHIYSFTGYTFTEKLYPYFSPLLNDGGKNSAPLIISPVNHTD; this comes from the coding sequence GTTGTTTGATGATGAGCTGAAGAGGATTCAGCAGTATGCAGTGGATGTTATTCTGGACCCTGATACAGCAAGCCCCTGGCTCATTCTGTCTAAGAATGGGAAAGAAGTGAGaactggagaaaaaaaacagaagcTCCCTGATAACCCAAAGAGGTTTGATTCTGCCGTTAATGTCTTGGGAAAGAAAGGCTTCTCCTCAGGGAGATTCTACTATGAGGTAACTGTTACAGGGAAGACTGAGTGGAATTTAGGAGTGGCCAGAGAGTCTATCAACAGAAAGGGGAGTGTCGCATTAAGCCCTGATAATGGACGCTGGGCAGTGATCCTGAGGGATGGGAGTAAGTACATAGCTTGTGCCCCGACCCGTGTCCACCTCTGCATGAGAGAGAAGCCCCAGAAGGTGGGGGTGTTTGTGGATTATGAGGAGGGTCAGGTCTCATTTTATGATGTGGAGGTCAGGTCTCATATCTACTCTTTCACTGGCTACACCTTCACTGAGAAACTATATCCATACTTCAGCCCTTTGCTCAATGATGGTGGTAAAAACTCTGCCCCTCTGATCATCTCTCCTGTCAATCACACAGACTGA